The DNA window GCCAGATGCCGTACTCGGCGCGGTTGAGACGGAACTGCTGCAAAGCGAAAGTCGCCGCGCCGCGGTCGGCGGCGCTCGAGGCCGGATCGGCCGCGATCGCCAACAGCGCTTCCTTGAGCCGGTCGCTGCGGATGCGCGAGCCCTGGACGCCGGCGATGGCCTTGGCCCGAACGTCCGGCGAGGGGTCCAGGATCGCGCGGTGCAGCAGGTCTTCGGTCTGCTCGCCGTCGTCCCACTGCGCCAGTTGCAGCACCGCCTGCGCACGCAGGGACGGATCGGAATGGCGCGCCAGCGCGGCCAGTTCGGCGATCACCGGCGCGGCGTCCTCGCTGGGCATGGTCGCCGGGGTCAGCATCGCCACCAGTTCGCCCATGCGCTGCGGGTCGCCGCCCTGGCCGAGCTTGGCCAGCACGGTCTCGCGCACTTCGGCGCGGTCCATCGGGTAGGCGGCGAGCAAGGCCAGGCCGTCGCGTTCGTCTTCGGCGCGGGTGCTCGCCGTCAACGACAGGGCCAGGCGCAGCACCTCGTCGCCGGACACGGCGTTGAGCAGGGCCAGCAGTTCGCCGCGCGCGACCGGATCGGTCTGATTGCGGTAGCGCTGCATCAGGCCGCGCAGGAAGGCCGGGTCGGACGCGGCGCGGCGCCGCAAGGATTCGAAACTGACCCGCTCGCTGCCGATCGAAACGTAGTCCGGCGGCGATGCGGACGCATCGTGCGCGGGCGCCGTCGCCCTCGGCGCGGCCGCCGCGGGGTTTTCCGGCGCCGCGGACCCCGCACCGACGTCGCGCCGCGCCACGTAGGCGCCGCCCAGCGCGGCGCCGAGCGCGGCCGAGGCCAGTGCGATCAACAGGACGGCGGCAGGTTTCATGTTGCGGCGGGGATTGGGAGATTGGGGATTGGCAGTCGGCGCAGCGAGGAACGCGGGGCATCGGGCAAAAGAATACGCTGCGGCGTCGGGGGGACGCCGCAGCGTACGCCGGACGCGCGGAACGGCCGGCGAAAACGCAGGACTCAGCCGATCAGCACGGCGGCGCGACGCGACCGTCCGAGCCGGTGTAGGTGTAGGCGTCCGGAATGAAGCGGCCGCTGCCGATCCGGTTCCAGATGTTGCTGGTGCCGTACGTGCCGGTGACCGAGCTGCCGGTGGTCTGGCACTGGATGGTCACGCTGGCGCCGTCGGCGAGGCTGCCGACGATCGAGTACGAAGTGCCCGGACCCGAGCGCACGTTGAGCGGGGTGCCGCTGGTGTTGACCTGGCCGTTGGCGCCGCCGCTGCTGCCGCAGGAGTTGCGGCTGGTGTAGTCGTTGCTGCCGAAGTACAGGATCTGGCTGCCGTTGAACTTGATCTTCTGCGCGCTGCCGTTGAGGCGTTCTTCGAAGTGCAGGTGGGCGCCGGTGGAGCCGCCGGTGTTGCCGACGGTGCCGATCTGCCGGCCCATCGCCACGTTCTGGCCGACCGAGACCGAGAACGAGTTCAGGTGCGCGTACAGCGTGGTCCAGCCGCCACCGTGGTCGACGACCACGTACTTGCCGTAGCTGGTGCTGCCCAGGTTGCGCACGACCGTGACCGTGCCGGCGGCGGCGGCGACCACGGTGTCGCCCTCGTCGTTGGCGCGGTTGAAGTCGACCGAGTTGACCGGGTTGTGGTTGGTGCGGGTCTGGCCCGACCAGACTTGGCCGCACGGGAACGGCATCTGGAAGTTCGGTGCGGCCTGCGCCGCGGAACCGAACAGGGCGGCGAAGGCGAACAGCGCGGCGGCGGTTCGGGTACGGAGGGAACGAGGCATGGCTTGATGCTCCAGGTGAGGTCGCGCCGTTGCCCACGACGCGACGCGGGGGGAAATCAATGAACGATCTGCACGTCGTCCAGATAGAGGTTCACGTCGTAGCGGGTCTGTTCGCGCAGGAACCACACCGCATCCAGGCGCACGCTGGCGGCGTCGATGCTGCCGTTGCTGG is part of the Lysobacter firmicutimachus genome and encodes:
- a CDS encoding HEAT repeat domain-containing protein, with the protein product MKPAAVLLIALASAALGAALGGAYVARRDVGAGSAAPENPAAAAPRATAPAHDASASPPDYVSIGSERVSFESLRRRAASDPAFLRGLMQRYRNQTDPVARGELLALLNAVSGDEVLRLALSLTASTRAEDERDGLALLAAYPMDRAEVRETVLAKLGQGGDPQRMGELVAMLTPATMPSEDAAPVIAELAALARHSDPSLRAQAVLQLAQWDDGEQTEDLLHRAILDPSPDVRAKAIAGVQGSRIRSDRLKEALLAIAADPASSAADRGAATFALQQFRLNRAEYGIWRRAQAQADADSGEGG
- a CDS encoding M23 family metallopeptidase, which gives rise to MPRSLRTRTAAALFAFAALFGSAAQAAPNFQMPFPCGQVWSGQTRTNHNPVNSVDFNRANDEGDTVVAAAAGTVTVVRNLGSTSYGKYVVVDHGGGWTTLYAHLNSFSVSVGQNVAMGRQIGTVGNTGGSTGAHLHFEERLNGSAQKIKFNGSQILYFGSNDYTSRNSCGSSGGANGQVNTSGTPLNVRSGPGTSYSIVGSLADGASVTIQCQTTGSSVTGTYGTSNIWNRIGSGRFIPDAYTYTGSDGRVAPPC